One window of Dysidea avara chromosome 11, odDysAvar1.4, whole genome shotgun sequence genomic DNA carries:
- the LOC136237825 gene encoding protein N-terminal glutamine amidohydrolase-like, translating to MAMKISDCVYTSCYCEENVWKLCEKFQSLSKVDHIKVAFISNQNRMVPLWQQSSGQPPDYMAVWDYHVILLETVNEPSRTTLVWDLDTKLSFPVAFTEYASRALRPRDLPVCYQQLFRVVGGAEYLQTFASDRSHMMNADGSWKSPLPTYAPIQTKDCKNNIQEFISMDPASNAPGNILTFQQLTDQF from the exons ATGGCAATGAAAATCAGCGACTGTGTGTACACTTCTTGCTACTG TGAGGAGAACGTGTGGAAACTCTGTGAGAAATTTCAGTCTCTTAGCAAGGTGGACCACATTAAAGTGGCATTCATTTCAAATCAAAATAGGATG GTTCCTTTATGGCAGCAGAGCAGTGGACAACCACCAGACTACATGGCTGTATGG GATTATCATGTCATTTTGCTGGAGACGGTAAATGAGCCTTCAAGGACAACACTCGTTTGGGATTTGGATACTAAGCTCAGTTTTCCTGTTGCTTTCACAGAGTATGCTAGTCGGGCACTACGGCCAAGGGACTTGCCGGTTTGCTATCAGCAACTATTCAGAGTTGTGGGTGGCGCTGAATACCTGCAGACATTTGCATCAGACAGATCTCACATGATGAATGCTGACGGATCATGGAAATCGCCCCTTCCAACTTATGCACCCATTCAGACAAAAG ACTGCAAGAATAATATACAGGAGTTCATTTCTATGGATCCAGCATCTAATGCACCCGGCAACATCTTGACTTTTCAACAGTTGACAGATCAATTTTGA
- the LOC136238403 gene encoding uncharacterized protein, producing MLPERLNDPILWQMIVERLYTMTPDTQVPMFNVDDDDERILSDVEENAIFYVAGYVIRKLIYKHQRNSSENSKVFVSALWDMLGEDCNSITAIASYCEYVKIWLKNNDRGGLKHVSIDTYNCFKAIELVSYKLLIKGHTKNETTLQTLNDPNVIFHWEFISDIADEVTSLALLKEVIDLWFTIRGFSVANRLFEDYKIASKANIKGKKGIRKTLQ from the exons ATGTTACCTGAAAGGCTTAATGATCCAATACTATGGCAG ATGATAGTAGAAAGACTGTATACAATGACACCTGATACTCAAGTACCAATGTTTAAtgtggatgatgatgatgaaaggaTTCTTAGTGATGTAGAAGAGAATGCTATCTTCTATGTAGCTGGATATGTCATCAGGAAGCTGATTTATAAACATCAAAGAAATAGCAGTGAAAACTCTAAAgtgtttgtttcagccctatgGGACATGCTAGGTGAAGACTGCAACAGTATAACTGCCATAGCATCATATTGCGAGTATGTGAAGATATGGTTAAAGAACAATGATCGTGGAGGACTGAAGCATGTGTCTATTGACACATATAATTGCTTCAAAGCCATTGAACTGGTATCTTATAAACTACTCATTAAGGGCCACACAAAGAATGAAACAACACTACAAACATTGAATGACCCAAATGTAATATTCCATTGGGAATTTATCTCAGATATTGCTGATGAAGTAACATCATTAGCATTGTTGAAGGAGGTCATAGATTTGTGGTTCACTATCAGAGGATTTTCTGTTGCTAACAGATTATTTGAAGATTATAAAATAGCATCCAAAGCGAACATTAAAGGCAAAAAAGGTATACGGAAAACACTACAGTGA